In [Clostridium] cellulosi, one genomic interval encodes:
- the mbl gene encoding MreB-like protein (High confidence in function and specificity), translating to MPGNDIGLDLGTATILIYVKGKGIVLKEPSVIAYDKDNDEIVAIGTEARKMLGRTPENIVAVRPLRDGVISNFDLTAQMLKHFIKKICGGYFFKPRIMICVPAMITEVEERAVYDAAIEAGARRAYLIEEPIAAAIGAGIDISAPRGSMIVDIGGGTTDIAVLSLKDSVVSKSLKVAGDKFDEAIIKYVRRKYSVLIGERTAEEVKIRIGCVYPREEELSMAVKGRCLVTGLPKMIEITSEETREAFHEVSTSVLDAIHSVLESTPPELIGDIAESGIILTGGGSCIYGMDKLVSKHTGIPAHLADDPVTCVARGTGAALENLDKIPDGLLYIAKNKREQS from the coding sequence TTGCCTGGTAATGACATAGGTCTGGATCTTGGGACGGCGACAATATTAATATATGTTAAGGGCAAGGGTATTGTACTGAAGGAACCATCAGTTATCGCATATGATAAGGATAATGATGAAATTGTCGCAATTGGAACAGAAGCACGAAAAATGCTTGGCCGCACACCAGAAAATATCGTTGCGGTAAGACCTCTGCGCGACGGCGTTATCTCAAATTTCGACCTCACTGCGCAAATGCTCAAACATTTTATCAAAAAAATCTGCGGCGGTTATTTCTTTAAACCGCGTATAATGATTTGCGTCCCCGCTATGATTACAGAAGTTGAAGAAAGGGCTGTTTATGACGCGGCGATAGAAGCGGGCGCACGCCGGGCTTACCTGATTGAAGAACCAATAGCCGCTGCCATCGGTGCAGGAATTGATATCTCAGCGCCGCGCGGCAGCATGATTGTAGATATCGGCGGCGGAACTACCGACATTGCTGTTCTTTCATTAAAGGATTCCGTTGTTTCCAAATCACTGAAGGTCGCCGGCGATAAATTTGACGAGGCAATTATAAAATATGTACGCAGAAAATACAGCGTCCTTATCGGAGAACGCACTGCCGAAGAAGTAAAAATCCGAATTGGCTGTGTTTATCCGCGGGAAGAGGAACTTAGCATGGCAGTTAAAGGCCGCTGTCTGGTCACTGGGCTGCCTAAAATGATCGAAATTACATCTGAGGAAACCCGGGAGGCTTTCCATGAGGTTTCAACGAGCGTCCTCGATGCCATCCACTCCGTACTTGAAAGCACACCTCCTGAACTTATCGGCGACATCGCCGAAAGCGGCATCATTCTCACGGGAGGCGGAAGTTGTATCTACGGTATGGATAAATTAGTTTCAAAACACACAGGAATACCGGCGCATTTAGCAGATGACCCTGTAACTTGTGTTGCAAGAGGTACTGGAGCCGCTCTTGAAAACTTAGACAAAATTCCGGATGGGCTTTTATATATAGCTAAAAACAAGCGAGAACAGTCATAA
- a CDS encoding hypothetical protein (Family membership), with protein MSDRVVRRRFLWSLFIQNTENWLGRMSMSGLHLCGIDTHSRFIFVPGEPVKYKYCFSYSKFENSSEIKQTKASGWENVARFDKWNVYRTTNADNKQAMPNRRGIYLRNNSLLCLYALVSSIVLLLLFGMTFGYFLLYLHPTTDEIFFRRAVVIIGIFALLLLCNFILFLFMTAANSLVLEEPTDAIVPEIAYRQFLARKTFEKWLEKLLIRDGDIIKRIRPLWIMTPRSLEKWLVKMEMQGLNLYKVHNNGMMFYFIKNAPRKVKYCVISNNSGKIARCIADGWQVVYSTSGKGDNFGRLVIISHDYTDGTEPSPFDNEKEYVVNAAHISFRFIVIYFCFLLAAVTGLVASAYFKANTAVVWIVGIFTAGMAVLIIKMLLYLTGSMIAAKRIK; from the coding sequence ATGTCGGACAGAGTGGTCAGGCGCAGGTTTTTGTGGAGCCTGTTTATACAAAACACTGAGAATTGGCTTGGCAGGATGTCAATGTCAGGCTTGCATTTATGTGGAATTGACACACACAGCCGTTTCATTTTTGTGCCTGGAGAACCTGTAAAATATAAATATTGTTTTTCATATTCAAAATTTGAAAATAGCAGCGAAATAAAACAAACTAAGGCCTCTGGCTGGGAAAACGTAGCCCGTTTCGACAAATGGAATGTTTATAGGACAACAAATGCCGATAATAAGCAAGCCATGCCTAACAGGCGCGGAATTTATCTCCGCAACAATTCCCTGCTTTGCCTGTACGCTCTGGTCAGTTCCATAGTCCTGCTTCTGCTCTTCGGCATGACATTCGGCTATTTCTTGCTGTACCTGCATCCTACAACCGATGAGATTTTTTTTCGCCGCGCAGTTGTAATAATAGGAATATTTGCTCTGCTGTTGCTGTGCAATTTCATACTTTTCCTTTTTATGACCGCTGCAAACAGCTTGGTACTTGAAGAACCTACCGATGCTATTGTACCTGAAATAGCCTATCGCCAGTTCCTCGCGAGAAAGACATTTGAAAAATGGCTGGAAAAGCTGTTAATCCGCGACGGGGATATCATAAAGCGTATCAGGCCATTGTGGATAATGACTCCCCGTTCTCTGGAGAAATGGCTGGTCAAAATGGAAATGCAGGGCTTAAACTTATATAAAGTCCATAATAACGGCATGATGTTTTATTTTATAAAAAATGCTCCGCGAAAGGTTAAATACTGTGTTATCAGCAACAACAGCGGAAAAATCGCCCGCTGTATCGCGGATGGGTGGCAGGTCGTCTATTCAACATCCGGAAAAGGTGACAATTTCGGACGGCTCGTCATCATATCCCACGATTATACGGACGGCACCGAGCCGTCACCCTTTGATAATGAGAAAGAATATGTGGTAAATGCGGCACATATATCATTTCGCTTCATTGTAATATACTTTTGTTTTCTTTTAGCCGCTGTCACCGGTCTTGTTGCATCAGCATATTTTAAAGCCAATACCGCGGTTGTTTGGATAGTGGGCATATTCACGGCAGGTATGGCTGTGCTTATAATTAAAATGCTGCTGTATCTTACCGGCTCAATGATAGCCGCAAAAAGAATTAAATAA
- a CDS encoding hypothetical protein (Family membership) yields MNRLADIIISLFFPHRCPFCGKTVPSNMAICKDCAGTLPYVTGKTCPRCGRGFEFCHCRGNKFAFERCVSPLYYEGSVRKSIINFKFHAKQSSAAAYAALSAQMIKREYDWQQFDFITCVPLTKREFKKRGFNQSEVFARALSRKLGIPYKDALCKPRDVKPQRTLNSEERWLNTAGAFSAKGSFPGAVVLLIDDVITTGATLSDCARALKEAGAKQVFCATIACTAPNKINAGQ; encoded by the coding sequence ACTGGCTGATATAATAATCTCCCTGTTTTTCCCGCACAGGTGCCCTTTCTGCGGCAAAACCGTTCCCAGCAATATGGCCATATGCAAGGATTGCGCCGGCACCCTGCCCTATGTCACCGGAAAAACATGCCCGCGCTGCGGGAGAGGCTTTGAATTCTGCCACTGCAGGGGCAATAAATTTGCATTTGAACGCTGCGTCTCACCTTTATACTATGAAGGCTCTGTCCGCAAAAGCATAATAAACTTTAAATTCCACGCAAAACAATCATCCGCCGCAGCGTATGCGGCTCTGAGCGCTCAAATGATAAAAAGGGAATACGATTGGCAGCAGTTTGATTTTATAACTTGTGTCCCATTAACTAAACGTGAATTTAAAAAACGGGGTTTTAATCAGTCGGAAGTGTTTGCCCGCGCCCTGTCGCGTAAACTCGGAATTCCGTATAAAGACGCCCTTTGCAAGCCCCGCGATGTAAAACCGCAGCGAACGCTGAATTCAGAGGAAAGATGGCTGAACACTGCCGGAGCATTTTCGGCAAAAGGCAGTTTCCCCGGCGCCGTTGTCCTGCTTATCGACGATGTTATTACTACCGGTGCCACCCTCAGCGATTGTGCAAGGGCGCTTAAAGAAGCCGGCGCAAAACAGGTTTTCTGCGCGACAATTGCTTGCACAGCCCCGAACAAAATAAATGCCGGCCAATAA